A section of the Neisseria dumasiana genome encodes:
- the prmB gene encoding 50S ribosomal protein L3 N(5)-glutamine methyltransferase codes for MFTQAAEQLSTVRDILRFAVSRFNEADLHFGHGSDNAHDEAAYLILHTLSLPLDMLEPYLDAKLLDSEKEEVLGLIEKRVTERVPVAYLTNQAWQGDFDFYVDERVIVPRSFIYELLGEPLAPWIEHEELVHRALDLCTGSGCLAVQMAYHYPAAEIDAVDLSLDALEVAAINVEDYGLEERINLIHTDLFEGLEGTYDLIVSNPPYVDAESVEALPQEYLHEPELALGSGSDGLDATREIILHAAKFLNPKGVLLVEIGHNRDVLEAAYPELPFTWLETSGGDGFVFLLTREQLLGEA; via the coding sequence ATGTTTACCCAAGCCGCCGAACAACTTTCTACCGTGCGCGATATTTTGCGCTTTGCCGTCAGCCGTTTTAACGAAGCCGACCTGCATTTCGGGCATGGTAGCGACAATGCCCACGACGAGGCCGCCTATCTGATTCTGCATACCTTGAGCCTGCCGCTGGATATGCTCGAACCGTATCTCGATGCCAAGCTGCTCGACAGCGAAAAAGAAGAAGTGTTGGGCTTGATTGAAAAGCGCGTTACCGAACGTGTGCCCGTGGCTTATTTAACCAATCAGGCTTGGCAGGGCGATTTTGATTTTTATGTGGACGAGCGCGTGATTGTGCCGCGTTCGTTTATCTACGAACTTTTGGGCGAGCCGCTTGCGCCGTGGATAGAGCATGAAGAGCTGGTTCACCGCGCTTTGGATTTATGCACGGGCAGCGGCTGTTTGGCGGTTCAGATGGCCTATCATTATCCGGCTGCCGAAATCGACGCGGTCGATTTGAGCCTCGACGCTTTGGAAGTGGCCGCCATCAACGTGGAAGACTACGGCTTGGAAGAGCGCATCAATCTGATTCACACCGATTTGTTTGAAGGCTTGGAAGGCACTTACGATTTAATCGTGTCGAACCCGCCTTATGTTGATGCCGAATCGGTGGAAGCCCTGCCGCAGGAATATCTGCACGAACCCGAACTGGCATTGGGCAGCGGTTCAGACGGCCTCGATGCCACCCGCGAGATTATTTTGCATGCCGCCAAGTTTTTGAACCCCAAAGGCGTGCTGCTGGTGGAAATCGGCCACAACCGCGATGTATTGGAAGCGGCCTATCCCGAACTGCCGTTCACTTGGCTGGAAACCAGCGGCGGCGACGGCTTCGTGTTCCTGCTGACCCGCGAGCAGCTGTTGGGCGAAGCGTGA
- a CDS encoding NUDIX hydrolase translates to MTQSELAGFLQQAAHYPADAGKRRNALFAQTATREAAVLLGMVCRDSQWQVLLTRRNAALPEHAGQIALAGGRKDATDTNLTHTALRETAEETGIGAEHWQTFPHFQPYYTPSGYIVSPVPALCAGNPPTFPNAAEVEEIFYLPLSVALDTRAYETRTLNYNGNRLNTPALPYLHYDIWGLTAMILYDLADRYRQHRQASGACGLPF, encoded by the coding sequence ATGACCCAATCCGAACTTGCCGGTTTTTTACAACAAGCCGCACATTACCCCGCCGACGCAGGCAAGCGGCGCAATGCCTTGTTTGCGCAAACCGCCACGCGCGAAGCCGCCGTTTTGCTGGGCATGGTCTGCCGCGACAGCCAATGGCAGGTTCTGCTTACCCGCCGCAATGCCGCCCTACCCGAACATGCGGGGCAGATTGCGCTGGCAGGCGGCAGAAAAGATGCTACCGACACCAACCTTACCCACACCGCTTTGCGCGAAACAGCCGAAGAAACCGGCATCGGCGCCGAGCATTGGCAAACCTTTCCGCACTTCCAACCTTATTACACGCCTTCGGGCTACATTGTTTCTCCCGTGCCCGCGTTATGTGCCGGCAATCCGCCCACCTTCCCCAATGCGGCGGAAGTGGAAGAAATTTTTTACCTGCCTCTCTCCGTGGCACTCGACACCCGCGCGTATGAAACCCGAACGCTCAACTACAACGGCAACCGCCTCAACACCCCCGCCCTGCCTTATCTGCACTACGACATTTGGGGGCTGACTGCGATGATTCTGTATGATTTGGCCGACCGCTACCGGCAACACCGGCAGGCTTCGGGGGCTTGCGGATTGCCGTTTTAA